A section of the Tachysurus fulvidraco isolate hzauxx_2018 chromosome 7, HZAU_PFXX_2.0, whole genome shotgun sequence genome encodes:
- the hax1 gene encoding HCLS1-associated protein X-1 isoform X1 encodes MSVFDLFRGFFGVPGGRNRGGDQREPFFEWLTHEDDDDDDDEVEDGFHHEYFDDGLRFDFSFGPNRMRIQQPQLFEQIFQEMEDMFASLGSFRHDLPSVEAPPQRRPADEGSRRAGRRENSLRDFMLKHPDDYAHNSHSVAPRDVCPSSPGGPSAPRSPFHHWTPFSRFRDVWSDGTRPKEEEKKVDGDLDSQVSSGGLEHILTPAPSQPNTRSSFKSVTVMKVVKPDGTVEERRTVRDGLGNEETTVIRSGPGAQEGPHDDASPSAGAPEPFSDMQDDFSIFSKFFGGFRR; translated from the exons ATGAGTGTATTTGATCTGTTTCGTGGATTTTTTGGGGTTCCAGGGGGTCGCAACCGTGGCGGTGACCAGAG GGAACCCTTCTTTGAATGGTTGACTCATgaagacgatgatgatgatgatgatgaagtggAGGATGGATTTCATCACGAATACTTTGATGATGGGCTCAGGTTCGATTTCAGTTTTGGGCCAAACAGAATGCGCATCCAGCAGCCACAGCTATTTGAGCAAATATTCCAGGAAATGGAGGACATGTTTGCCAGTTTAGGCTCCTTCAGACATG aTTTGCCCAGTGTTGAGGCTCCACCTCAGAGGAGACCAGCAGATGAAGGAAGCAGGAGAGCAGGAAGACGTGAGAACTCTCTCAGAGACTTTATGTTAAAGCACCCAGATGATTATGCCCATAACTCTCATTCTGTAGCACCAAGAGATGTGTGTCCTTCATCCCCTGGTGGCCCAAGTGCACCTAGGAGCCCGTTTCATCACTGGACGCCATTTTCCAGG TTTCGGGATGTTTGGAGTGATGGAACAAGACcaaaggaggaagaaaagaaagtggATGGAG ATCTAGACTCTCAGGTGTCTTCAGGGGGACTGGAACACATCTTAACCCCAGCTCCCTCCCAGCCAAACACACGATCCTCCTTTAAGTCTGTAACAGTTATGAAAGTGGTTAAGCCTGATGGG acagTAGAAGAGAGACGTACAGTGAGGGATGGCCTGGGTAATGAGGAGACTACAGTGATTCGCTCAGGCCCTGGTGCTCAAGAAGGTCCACATGATGATGCTTCTCCTTCAGCAG GTGCTCCAGAGCCTTTCTCTGACATGCAAGATGACTTCTCCATCTTCTCCAAGTTCTTTGGTGGcttcagaagatga
- the hax1 gene encoding HCLS1-associated protein X-1 isoform X2: protein MSVFDLFRGFFGVPGGRNRGGDQREPFFEWLTHEDDDDDDDEVEDGFHHEYFDDGLRFDFSFGPNRMRIQQPQLFEQIFQEMEDMFASLGSFRHAPRDVCPSSPGGPSAPRSPFHHWTPFSRFRDVWSDGTRPKEEEKKVDGDLDSQVSSGGLEHILTPAPSQPNTRSSFKSVTVMKVVKPDGTVEERRTVRDGLGNEETTVIRSGPGAQEGPHDDASPSAGAPEPFSDMQDDFSIFSKFFGGFRR, encoded by the exons ATGAGTGTATTTGATCTGTTTCGTGGATTTTTTGGGGTTCCAGGGGGTCGCAACCGTGGCGGTGACCAGAG GGAACCCTTCTTTGAATGGTTGACTCATgaagacgatgatgatgatgatgatgaagtggAGGATGGATTTCATCACGAATACTTTGATGATGGGCTCAGGTTCGATTTCAGTTTTGGGCCAAACAGAATGCGCATCCAGCAGCCACAGCTATTTGAGCAAATATTCCAGGAAATGGAGGACATGTTTGCCAGTTTAGGCTCCTTCAGACATG CACCAAGAGATGTGTGTCCTTCATCCCCTGGTGGCCCAAGTGCACCTAGGAGCCCGTTTCATCACTGGACGCCATTTTCCAGG TTTCGGGATGTTTGGAGTGATGGAACAAGACcaaaggaggaagaaaagaaagtggATGGAG ATCTAGACTCTCAGGTGTCTTCAGGGGGACTGGAACACATCTTAACCCCAGCTCCCTCCCAGCCAAACACACGATCCTCCTTTAAGTCTGTAACAGTTATGAAAGTGGTTAAGCCTGATGGG acagTAGAAGAGAGACGTACAGTGAGGGATGGCCTGGGTAATGAGGAGACTACAGTGATTCGCTCAGGCCCTGGTGCTCAAGAAGGTCCACATGATGATGCTTCTCCTTCAGCAG GTGCTCCAGAGCCTTTCTCTGACATGCAAGATGACTTCTCCATCTTCTCCAAGTTCTTTGGTGGcttcagaagatga